One genomic region from Kineobactrum salinum encodes:
- a CDS encoding RNA-binding S4 domain-containing protein, which yields MRTVKINAEPVELYKILKFEGLVATGGEAKLLIGDGQVMVNGAVETQRRKKIVAGDVIEFHGEKLRVAAL from the coding sequence ATGAGAACCGTCAAAATCAACGCAGAGCCCGTCGAGCTCTACAAGATCCTCAAGTTCGAGGGCCTGGTAGCCACCGGCGGCGAAGCCAAACTGCTGATCGGGGATGGGCAGGTCATGGTCAATGGCGCAGTTGAGACCCAGCGGCGCAAGAAAATTGTGGCAGGAGATGTCATTGAGTTTCACGGGGAGAAGCTGCGGGTAGCGGCGCTGTAA
- a CDS encoding PEP-CTERM sorting domain-containing protein, with protein sequence MIATAKTAHAGVVYSDTFDTDPVLSSTQAAGTYYTDRYAPSGFTSESFMGDNRLALTLSSSDGANNRPAGFSGAFYNTQGRKYDVFGATTISIDMYIDQAFESDPNRVAGLWGTAVDSGNNNIVQYPIVEFAGGAFQIWDGGSFQSLGLPTGFSYGSFANLAFTIDPTTNQTHFSVNGSLTQTIAASGSVAFREVIIQGYNTADGIDRTIYFDNLVASNTQDVPAPATLSLMALSLVLMGWTRRTRLARR encoded by the coding sequence TTGATTGCGACCGCGAAGACAGCGCATGCCGGCGTCGTCTACAGTGACACCTTCGACACAGACCCGGTCTTGTCGTCCACCCAGGCGGCAGGGACTTACTACACAGATCGGTACGCCCCCAGCGGATTCACCTCTGAATCATTCATGGGTGACAACCGCCTGGCACTGACATTGTCCAGCAGTGACGGAGCGAACAATCGCCCTGCCGGATTTTCGGGCGCCTTCTATAACACCCAGGGCCGCAAGTATGACGTCTTCGGTGCAACTACCATCAGCATCGATATGTACATTGACCAGGCCTTCGAGTCGGACCCAAACCGGGTTGCCGGACTTTGGGGTACGGCTGTAGACTCCGGCAACAATAACATCGTCCAATATCCTATTGTCGAGTTCGCCGGCGGAGCATTCCAGATTTGGGATGGCGGCAGCTTTCAAAGTCTTGGTTTACCGACTGGTTTTAGCTATGGAAGCTTCGCGAATCTGGCGTTTACTATTGATCCGACGACCAACCAGACACATTTCAGCGTCAACGGTAGCCTGACGCAAACGATTGCTGCGAGCGGCTCGGTAGCATTCAGAGAAGTTATTATCCAAGGTTACAATACGGCTGATGGCATCGACCGCACCATCTATTTCGATAATCTTGTCGCCTCCAATACGCAGGACGTACCCGCTCCGGCTACGCTGTCACTGATGGCGTTGTCACTGGTACTTATGGGGTGGACTCGTCGCACCCGGCTTGCCAGGCGCTAA